In Azospirillaceae bacterium, a genomic segment contains:
- a CDS encoding mitofilin family membrane protein codes for MTGEGSAPNNISSGEKGDGSPQVDVIVERFGGIRPMAAKLGIPVTTVQGWKKRGTIPPNRRADLETAAARLGISLTAAELDAAMGAPEPVAPAAPAIALPSPGTSLATQPTPFLSAPGSFVPKPDAKPEPKPDPAPRIETFRTETKADPFKPDPAKPEGARPAFRGDAAPPPRPPQAPPTVVKRGGAVSALALLVALAALGAGGYSLWRGGALDPALIRLGLAPVGGVSAEPAPAADYVGTQTALAEVGRRLSAAAQRQQALEQEVADLKAKLAAAPAAATGDGAPAADPALAARLDQMTEQFTRLTDRQRALEQALAQSAQQREELSARLAAQNAAAGRGQALLVATNQLQAALVAGRPYDVELSAVRSLAPDDDALRQILDRLAQTQGKGLAGPLALRDGFDRAADAAQRAARVPEGADWLEQLWGRLKALVTIRRKDGHMEGNEPDAVVSRAGAALDRGDLGTAVAEMSALAGPPAATPEVQAWLRDAQARLAADDAMTRLSRRAVSDVQGGLPPAKEQAKEAPKDGPAESLPLPENKPEPPSAEGAKPEGQPDGATPQPAPAADNAQDGGHL; via the coding sequence ATGACCGGTGAAGGATCGGCGCCCAACAACATCAGCAGCGGGGAGAAGGGCGACGGCAGCCCCCAGGTGGATGTGATCGTCGAGCGTTTCGGCGGCATCCGTCCCATGGCGGCCAAGCTGGGCATCCCCGTGACCACGGTCCAGGGCTGGAAGAAACGTGGCACCATTCCCCCCAACCGGCGTGCGGACCTGGAAACCGCCGCCGCGCGCCTGGGCATTTCCCTGACCGCGGCCGAACTGGACGCGGCGATGGGCGCGCCGGAACCGGTGGCGCCGGCCGCCCCCGCCATCGCCCTGCCGTCGCCCGGCACCAGCCTGGCCACCCAACCCACGCCTTTCCTGTCGGCACCCGGTTCGTTCGTGCCCAAGCCGGATGCCAAGCCTGAACCCAAACCGGACCCGGCGCCCAGGATCGAAACTTTCCGGACGGAGACCAAGGCCGATCCCTTCAAGCCGGACCCGGCGAAGCCCGAGGGTGCGCGCCCCGCTTTCCGTGGTGACGCTGCACCCCCGCCGCGTCCGCCCCAGGCCCCGCCGACCGTCGTCAAGCGGGGTGGTGCGGTGTCCGCGCTGGCCCTGCTGGTGGCGCTGGCGGCCCTGGGCGCCGGTGGCTACAGCCTGTGGCGCGGCGGCGCGCTGGACCCGGCCCTGATCCGCCTGGGCCTGGCGCCGGTGGGTGGCGTGTCGGCCGAACCGGCGCCGGCGGCCGACTATGTCGGCACCCAGACGGCGTTGGCGGAGGTGGGGCGGCGCCTGAGCGCCGCCGCCCAGCGCCAGCAAGCCTTGGAGCAGGAGGTGGCCGACCTGAAGGCCAAGCTGGCCGCCGCGCCCGCCGCGGCCACCGGCGATGGCGCCCCGGCGGCCGACCCCGCCCTGGCCGCTCGCCTGGACCAGATGACGGAGCAGTTCACCCGCCTGACCGATCGTCAGCGGGCGCTGGAGCAGGCGCTGGCGCAATCGGCGCAGCAGCGCGAGGAATTGAGCGCCCGGTTGGCGGCGCAGAACGCGGCCGCCGGGCGGGGCCAGGCCTTGCTGGTCGCCACCAACCAGTTGCAGGCGGCCCTGGTGGCCGGCCGACCCTATGACGTGGAACTGTCGGCCGTGCGCAGCCTGGCGCCGGACGACGACGCCCTGCGCCAGATCCTGGATCGGCTGGCCCAAACCCAAGGCAAGGGCCTGGCCGGGCCGCTGGCCCTGCGCGACGGTTTCGACCGCGCGGCGGATGCCGCCCAGCGCGCCGCCCGCGTGCCGGAGGGTGCCGATTGGCTGGAGCAGCTGTGGGGCCGGCTGAAGGCCCTGGTCACCATCCGCCGCAAGGACGGACATATGGAGGGCAATGAGCCCGACGCCGTGGTCTCCCGCGCTGGCGCCGCCCTGGATCGCGGCGACCTGGGCACGGCCGTGGCCGAGATGTCGGCCCTGGCCGGTCCGCCGGCCGCGACGCCGGAGGTGCAGGCCTGGCTGCGCGACGCGCAGGCCCGGCTGGCGGCGGATGACGCCATGACCCGCCTGTCCCGCCGTGCCGTCAGCGACGTGCAGGGCGGCCTGCCGCCCGCCAAGGAGCAAGCGAAGGAAGCGCCCAAGGACGGGCCTGCCGAATCCCTGCCTCTTCCGGAGAACAAGCCGGAACCGCCGTCCGCCGAAGGCGCCAAGCCCGAGGGCCAGCCGGATGGTGCGACGCCGCAGCCGGCACCCGCCGCCGACAACGCCCAGGACGGGGGCCACCTATGA
- a CDS encoding NAD(P)-dependent glycerol-3-phosphate dehydrogenase, protein MQRIGVIGAGAWGTALAMAARRAGRDVVLWAREAEVVAAINGAHENTPFLAGVPLDPAIRATGDLAEAVQADAVLLVTPAQHIRATTSKLAALLAPGTPVVLCAKGIEIASGGLMTEVAAAELPANPLAVLSGPTFAAEVARGQPTAVTLACRDTALGAGLAQALGSRTFRPYVSDDLVGAEIGGAVKNVLAIACGIVAGRDLGDNARAALITRGLAEIARLGQALGGRSETFMGLSGLGDLTLTCGSLQSRNMSLGHALGQGQPLADILAGRNSVAEGVYTAEAVVRLAKRRGVDMPICQAVDAILNHGAEVEATIQSLLSRPLKTEGA, encoded by the coding sequence ATGCAGCGCATTGGTGTCATCGGGGCGGGCGCCTGGGGCACGGCGCTGGCCATGGCCGCCCGCCGGGCCGGCCGCGACGTGGTGCTGTGGGCGCGCGAGGCCGAGGTGGTGGCCGCCATCAACGGCGCGCACGAAAACACGCCCTTCCTGGCCGGCGTGCCCCTGGACCCCGCCATCCGCGCCACCGGCGACCTGGCCGAGGCCGTGCAGGCCGACGCAGTGCTGCTGGTCACCCCGGCGCAGCACATCCGCGCGACGACATCCAAGCTGGCCGCCCTGCTGGCGCCCGGCACGCCCGTCGTGCTGTGCGCCAAGGGCATCGAGATCGCCAGCGGCGGCCTGATGACCGAGGTGGCGGCGGCCGAATTGCCGGCCAACCCGCTTGCCGTGCTGTCCGGCCCCACCTTCGCGGCCGAGGTGGCGCGCGGCCAGCCCACCGCCGTCACCCTGGCCTGCCGCGACACCGCCCTGGGCGCCGGGCTGGCGCAGGCGCTGGGCAGCCGGACCTTCCGCCCCTACGTCAGCGATGACCTGGTGGGGGCGGAGATCGGCGGCGCGGTCAAGAACGTGCTGGCCATCGCCTGCGGCATCGTCGCCGGCCGCGACCTGGGCGACAACGCCCGCGCGGCATTGATCACCCGGGGATTGGCGGAGATCGCGCGCCTGGGCCAGGCCCTGGGCGGCAGGTCGGAAACCTTCATGGGCCTGTCCGGCCTGGGCGACCTGACGCTGACCTGCGGCAGCCTGCAGTCGCGCAACATGTCGCTGGGCCACGCCCTGGGCCAAGGCCAGCCCCTGGCCGACATCCTGGCCGGCCGCAATTCGGTGGCCGAGGGCGTCTACACGGCGGAGGCCGTGGTGCGCCTGGCCAAACGCCGGGGCGTGGACATGCCCATCTGCCAGGCGGTCGACGCCATCCTGAACCACGGTGCGGAGGTGGAGGCGACCATACAGTCGCTGCTGTCGCGCCCCTTGAAGACCGAGGGCGCCTGA
- the tsaD gene encoding tRNA (adenosine(37)-N6)-threonylcarbamoyltransferase complex transferase subunit TsaD, translated as MIVLGIETSCDETACAIVDGDRNILANVVLSQLDEHRPYGGVVPEVAARAHLHYLDGLIRQALDESGLSLGGVDAIAATGGPGLIGGVIVGVMTAKAMAAARNLPFVAVNHLEGHALTARLTDDVPFPYLLLLVSGGHCQLLEVEGVGQYRRLGTTIDDAVGEAFDKTAKLLGLGYPGGPLLEKAAERATNPGRFELPAPMKGRPDCDFSFSGLKTAVRRHVEQLGTPTAEDVADLAAAFHHAVGQSLLDRCDRAIRAFKDRHPEGRHLVVAGGVAANKYLRAQLSKLAAKRGLTFTAPPLALCTDNAAMIAWAGLERFRAGQTDTLDFAPRPRWPLDPNAKPMKFAGAKA; from the coding sequence ATGATCGTCCTGGGTATCGAGACCAGCTGTGATGAGACCGCCTGCGCCATCGTGGACGGTGATCGGAACATCCTGGCCAACGTCGTGCTGTCACAGCTGGACGAACACCGCCCCTATGGCGGCGTGGTGCCGGAGGTGGCGGCCCGCGCCCACCTGCATTACCTGGACGGCCTGATCCGCCAGGCGCTGGACGAATCGGGCCTGAGCCTGGGTGGGGTGGACGCCATCGCCGCCACCGGCGGGCCCGGCCTGATCGGCGGCGTCATCGTCGGCGTCATGACGGCCAAGGCGATGGCGGCGGCGCGCAACCTTCCCTTCGTGGCCGTCAACCATCTGGAAGGCCACGCCCTGACCGCGCGCCTGACGGACGACGTGCCCTTCCCCTACCTGCTGCTGCTGGTGTCGGGCGGGCATTGCCAGTTGCTGGAGGTGGAGGGCGTGGGACAGTACCGTCGCCTGGGCACCACCATCGACGACGCGGTGGGCGAGGCGTTCGACAAGACGGCCAAGCTGCTGGGCCTGGGTTATCCCGGCGGCCCGCTGCTGGAAAAGGCGGCCGAGCGCGCCACCAACCCCGGCCGGTTCGAGTTGCCGGCGCCGATGAAAGGCAGGCCGGACTGCGACTTCTCCTTCTCCGGCCTCAAGACCGCCGTGCGCCGGCATGTGGAACAGCTCGGAACGCCGACAGCGGAGGACGTGGCGGACCTGGCCGCCGCCTTCCACCATGCCGTCGGCCAATCGCTGCTGGACCGTTGCGACCGCGCCATCAGGGCCTTCAAGGATCGGCATCCGGAAGGCCGGCACCTGGTGGTGGCCGGCGGTGTCGCCGCCAACAAATACCTGCGCGCGCAGTTGAGCAAACTGGCGGCCAAGCGCGGCCTGACCTTCACCGCCCCGCCCCTGGCGCTCTGCACCGACAACGCCGCCATGATCGCCTGGGCCGGCCTGGAACGCTTCCGCGCCGGCCAGACCGACACCCTGGACTTCGCCCCCCGCCCCCGCTGGCCCCTGGACCCGAACGCCAAGCCGATGAAGTTCGCGGGGGCCAAGGCCTAG
- the hemC gene encoding hydroxymethylbilane synthase, with protein MTTATPTHTPTSPLRIGTRGSPLALAQAHETRERLGRAHPHLAVPGAIDIIVIKTTGDRILDRTLAEAGGKGLFTKEIEEALSEGAIDLAVHSMKDVPTVLPEGLAITTLLPREDPRDAWFSRDGIRLADLAPGAVVGTASLRRQAQILARRPDLKVVPLRGNVQTRLRKLAEGEVDATLLALAGLRRLSLEGQVTAVLEPDEMLPAVAQGAIGIEARLDDAVTNGLLAALNCAETAIRVTAERGVLTALDGSCRTPIAALATLRPDGDVDLDAMALSPDGKIIVTTSRRFAPADALTAGLDAGAELKGRLPPGIFTVT; from the coding sequence ATGACGACCGCGACGCCCACCCATACCCCGACCTCTCCCCTGCGCATCGGCACGCGGGGCAGCCCGCTCGCCCTGGCCCAGGCGCATGAAACGCGCGAGCGGCTGGGCCGGGCCCACCCGCACCTGGCGGTGCCGGGCGCCATCGACATCATCGTCATCAAGACGACGGGCGACCGCATCCTGGACCGCACCCTGGCGGAGGCCGGTGGCAAGGGTCTGTTCACCAAGGAGATCGAGGAGGCCTTGAGCGAAGGCGCCATCGACCTGGCCGTCCATTCCATGAAGGACGTGCCCACGGTGCTGCCCGAAGGGCTTGCCATCACCACCCTGCTGCCGCGCGAGGATCCGCGCGACGCCTGGTTCAGCCGCGACGGCATCCGCCTGGCGGATTTGGCACCTGGCGCCGTGGTCGGCACCGCCAGCCTGCGCCGCCAGGCGCAAATCCTGGCCCGTCGCCCGGACCTTAAGGTCGTGCCCCTGCGTGGCAATGTCCAGACCCGCCTGCGCAAGCTGGCGGAAGGGGAGGTTGACGCCACCCTGCTGGCCCTGGCCGGCCTGCGCCGCCTGTCGTTGGAAGGCCAGGTGACGGCGGTACTGGAACCAGATGAGATGCTGCCGGCGGTGGCCCAGGGCGCCATCGGCATCGAGGCGCGGCTGGACGATGCCGTCACCAACGGCCTGCTGGCCGCCCTGAACTGCGCTGAGACCGCCATCCGCGTGACGGCGGAACGCGGCGTGCTGACGGCGCTGGACGGGTCGTGCCGCACACCCATCGCGGCGCTGGCGACCCTGCGCCCCGACGGCGATGTGGATCTGGACGCGATGGCGCTCAGCCCGGATGGCAAGATCATCGTCACCACCAGCCGCCGCTTCGCTCCGGCCGACGCGCTGACGGCCGGCCTGGACGCGGGCGCGGAACTGAAGGGCCGCCTGCCGCCCGGCATCTTCACCGTCACCTGA
- a CDS encoding amidohydrolase family protein has product MAIATVFTRAFALLAATALAGAAQAQDAAPAPKPVVLHCPALLDSVAGKMLGQTSVVIQGDRVIEVAAGFVTRADAEVVELPGETCLPGLIDAHVHLSSEFSPSAYSDMLHFNLADWVVRSTVWAKRTLLGGFTTVRNLGDSHYETVALRDQINKGWVPGPRILTAGPAIGSTGGHADDGDGLRMDLQPDVGPHDSIINGTADAWKAVREHYKQNVDTIKIMTTGGVLDLSSSVDNAQLTEEETKALVTAAHEYGYIVGVHAHGAEGIRRAVVAGADSIEHGTFMDFQDMKLMKEHGTYYVPTIYVGSYVTEKAKANPHAYPPAVQAKALLVGPQLLKTVGDAYKAGVKFAYGTDSGVFPHGENWKDFPLLVQVGMPAIYTLQMATINAATLLKKDKEIGSVAVGKYADVVAVPGDPLKDITVMGKVDFVMKGGVVFKKGGTEQVFTSTAH; this is encoded by the coding sequence ATGGCCATTGCAACCGTTTTCACACGCGCTTTCGCCCTGCTGGCGGCCACGGCGCTGGCCGGGGCCGCCCAGGCGCAGGACGCGGCGCCGGCGCCCAAGCCGGTGGTGCTGCACTGCCCGGCCCTGCTGGACTCGGTGGCGGGCAAGATGCTGGGCCAGACCAGCGTGGTCATCCAGGGCGACCGGGTGATCGAGGTGGCGGCCGGCTTCGTCACGCGGGCGGATGCCGAGGTGGTGGAACTGCCGGGCGAGACCTGCCTGCCCGGCCTGATCGACGCCCACGTCCACCTCAGCAGCGAATTCAGCCCCAGCGCCTACAGCGACATGCTGCACTTCAACCTGGCGGACTGGGTGGTGCGCAGCACGGTGTGGGCCAAACGCACCCTGCTGGGCGGTTTCACCACCGTGCGCAACCTGGGCGACAGCCATTATGAGACGGTGGCCCTGCGCGACCAGATCAACAAGGGCTGGGTCCCCGGCCCCCGCATCCTGACGGCGGGCCCCGCCATCGGCTCCACCGGCGGCCATGCCGATGACGGCGACGGCCTGCGCATGGATCTGCAGCCCGACGTCGGTCCGCACGACAGCATCATCAACGGCACCGCCGACGCCTGGAAGGCGGTGCGGGAGCATTACAAGCAGAACGTCGACACCATCAAGATCATGACCACCGGCGGCGTCCTGGACCTGTCCAGCAGCGTCGACAACGCCCAACTGACGGAGGAGGAGACCAAGGCCCTGGTCACCGCCGCGCATGAGTACGGCTACATCGTCGGCGTCCACGCCCATGGGGCGGAGGGCATCCGCCGCGCCGTCGTCGCCGGCGCCGACAGCATCGAGCACGGCACCTTCATGGACTTCCAGGACATGAAGCTGATGAAGGAACACGGCACCTACTACGTGCCCACCATCTATGTCGGCAGCTACGTGACGGAAAAGGCCAAGGCCAACCCCCACGCCTATCCGCCGGCGGTGCAGGCCAAGGCCCTGCTGGTGGGGCCGCAACTGCTGAAGACGGTGGGCGACGCCTACAAGGCCGGGGTGAAGTTCGCCTACGGCACCGACAGCGGCGTCTTCCCCCATGGTGAGAACTGGAAGGACTTCCCCTTGCTGGTGCAGGTGGGGATGCCGGCCATCTACACCCTGCAGATGGCCACCATCAACGCCGCCACCCTGCTGAAAAAGGACAAGGAGATCGGCAGCGTCGCGGTTGGCAAATACGCCGACGTGGTGGCGGTGCCCGGCGACCCGCTGAAGGACATCACCGTCATGGGCAAGGTGGATTTCGTGATGAAGGGCGGCGTCGTCTTCAAGAAGGGCGGGACGGAGCAGGTGTTCACCAGCACGGCCCATTAA
- a CDS encoding NYN domain-containing protein, translating into MLTTAVLVDGGFFLKRFRFVYPDLDSGDPIVVARTMHKMALAHLYAKSGKRIAHLYRIFFYDCPPLAKKVHRPVSGRSHDFSKDGTSKFRLSLHDEVKRLRKTALRLGRRDEENATWQINPGKLKDLISKKIQFGDLTDDDFTFYAKQKVVDMKIGLDIASIAHKRVANQIILIAGDSDFVPAAKQARREGIDFVLDPMWNHINPDLNEHIDGLRSTCPNPSRRHVTPTFVPPDDDIEELLNGDNGSS; encoded by the coding sequence ATGCTCACAACTGCCGTTTTGGTGGATGGTGGCTTTTTCCTGAAGCGCTTTCGCTTCGTTTACCCGGACTTGGATAGCGGCGACCCCATTGTCGTGGCTCGCACCATGCACAAGATGGCCCTGGCGCACCTGTACGCCAAATCCGGCAAGCGCATCGCCCACCTCTACCGCATCTTCTTTTACGACTGCCCACCATTGGCCAAGAAGGTGCATCGTCCGGTGTCCGGTCGATCCCATGATTTTTCCAAAGACGGCACGTCGAAGTTCCGGCTGTCCTTGCATGATGAGGTTAAGCGCCTCAGGAAAACGGCGCTACGCCTGGGGCGGCGGGATGAAGAGAACGCGACGTGGCAGATCAATCCCGGAAAACTGAAGGATTTGATCTCAAAGAAGATTCAGTTCGGAGATTTGACCGACGACGACTTCACCTTCTACGCTAAGCAGAAGGTGGTCGATATGAAGATCGGTCTCGATATCGCGTCGATCGCACACAAACGCGTCGCCAACCAAATCATCCTGATTGCTGGCGATAGCGATTTCGTTCCGGCAGCCAAGCAAGCACGGCGGGAGGGGATCGATTTCGTCCTCGACCCGATGTGGAACCACATCAATCCCGATCTGAACGAGCACATCGACGGTTTACGATCCACCTGTCCAAATCCCAGCCGTCGCCACGTGACACCGACCTTCGTTCCGCCCGATGACGATATCGAGGAACTACTGAACGGCGATAACGGGAGCAGTTAG
- a CDS encoding heme biosynthesis HemY N-terminal domain-containing protein, translated as MRRTLWFLLRLAVVIALAVWVAQRPGTLRLDWQGYIIQTQVGVVAVALLAVAVAAYLLVRLFLLLWRSPRRLGAGRRTSRRTRGFQALTHGLVAVAAGDGAAAARWAAKADGLLDDPSLTLLLSAQAAQLSGDEGAAADRFRAMRTLGAEKARPDMAFVGLRGLAAQALAAGDTGRALALAREAAVLRPKARWPLQTQLELEARAGDWTAATAALDQLTAAKVLAGDTLRRHRAALLVERSRAAAAEGALDQALAQARKAHDLEPASVPAAVQAARLLAATGSAKAATRVLEQAWHLAPHPDLAEAWGLTGEKAGDDPDPLARVKRLEALVALDPDSADAHLALARAAIDARLWGVARGHLKRVLATRPGARVHRLLAALAEAEHGPGAEERGHLADAAHAAADPAWVCTACGGVNAVWGASCGQCGGFDTLAWRLPAGVDSVVAGPAALPTAKGGLGRLVPRLSRFRSGAS; from the coding sequence ATGAGGCGGACCCTGTGGTTCCTGCTGCGCCTGGCCGTGGTGATCGCGCTGGCGGTCTGGGTGGCGCAGCGGCCCGGCACCCTGCGCCTGGATTGGCAGGGTTACATCATCCAGACCCAGGTGGGCGTGGTGGCCGTGGCGCTGCTGGCTGTCGCGGTGGCCGCCTACCTTCTGGTGCGGCTGTTCCTGCTGCTGTGGCGCAGCCCCCGGCGCCTGGGCGCCGGGCGGCGCACCAGCCGGCGGACGCGGGGGTTTCAGGCCCTGACCCATGGGCTGGTGGCGGTGGCGGCGGGCGACGGTGCGGCGGCCGCGCGCTGGGCCGCCAAGGCGGACGGATTGCTGGACGACCCCTCCCTGACCCTGCTGCTGTCGGCGCAGGCGGCGCAACTGTCGGGGGATGAGGGGGCCGCCGCCGACCGTTTCCGCGCCATGCGTACCCTGGGGGCGGAAAAGGCCCGGCCGGACATGGCCTTCGTCGGCCTGCGCGGCCTGGCGGCCCAGGCGTTGGCCGCCGGCGACACCGGCCGCGCCCTGGCATTGGCGCGCGAGGCGGCAGTCCTGCGGCCCAAGGCGCGCTGGCCCCTGCAAACCCAGCTGGAACTTGAGGCGCGGGCCGGCGACTGGACGGCCGCCACGGCGGCACTGGACCAGTTGACCGCGGCCAAGGTCTTGGCCGGGGACACGCTGCGCCGCCACCGCGCCGCCCTGCTGGTGGAACGCAGCCGGGCTGCGGCGGCCGAGGGCGCGCTGGACCAGGCCCTGGCCCAGGCGCGCAAGGCCCATGACCTGGAACCCGCGTCCGTTCCCGCCGCCGTGCAGGCCGCCCGCCTGCTGGCCGCCACCGGCTCCGCCAAGGCCGCGACCCGCGTGCTGGAACAGGCCTGGCACCTGGCGCCCCATCCCGATTTGGCGGAAGCCTGGGGACTGACGGGCGAGAAAGCCGGCGACGATCCCGATCCGCTGGCCCGCGTGAAGCGGCTGGAGGCGCTGGTGGCGCTGGATCCAGACTCGGCCGATGCCCATCTGGCCCTGGCCCGCGCTGCCATCGACGCCCGGCTGTGGGGTGTCGCGCGCGGCCACCTGAAACGCGTGCTGGCCACGCGGCCCGGCGCCCGCGTCCATCGCCTGCTGGCGGCCCTGGCCGAGGCGGAACACGGGCCCGGCGCCGAAGAGCGCGGTCATTTGGCCGATGCCGCCCATGCGGCGGCCGATCCGGCCTGGGTCTGCACCGCCTGCGGCGGCGTCAATGCCGTTTGGGGCGCGTCGTGCGGCCAGTGCGGTGGCTTCGACACCTTGGCCTGGCGCCTGCCGGCCGGCGTCGACTCAGTGGTGGCCGGACCCGCCGCCCTGCCCACCGCCAAAGGCGGTTTGGGCCGGCTGGTGCCGCGCCTGTCCCGGTTCCGCTCTGGTGCGTCGTGA
- a CDS encoding uroporphyrinogen-III synthase — MATVLITRPRPQADETAAHIVALGHTPLIDPLMSVAPVDAVLPPADDVQAYLVTSVNGVRALVRLGAARTRPVYAVGDRSAAAARDVGFMDVHSAGGDAEDLARLVVARARPDDGLLLHAAGADVAGDPAAALGAQGFSARRLTVYRAVAATALLPDVCDALAAGLVERVLLFSPRSARTFVNLAVQDGVSAPLAGVVALCLSPAVAGALAGDAGLFGGVAVAAQPNQAALLDLLTVDAPGP; from the coding sequence ATGGCCACCGTCCTGATCACCCGCCCCCGGCCGCAGGCTGATGAGACGGCCGCGCATATCGTGGCCCTGGGCCATACGCCCCTGATCGATCCGCTGATGAGTGTCGCGCCGGTGGACGCCGTCCTGCCGCCGGCCGACGATGTGCAGGCCTATCTGGTCACCAGCGTCAACGGCGTACGGGCGCTGGTGCGCCTGGGTGCCGCCCGTACGCGCCCCGTGTACGCTGTGGGTGATCGCAGCGCCGCCGCCGCGCGGGACGTGGGCTTCATGGACGTCCATTCCGCTGGTGGTGATGCCGAGGATCTGGCGCGCCTGGTGGTGGCGCGGGCTCGGCCGGACGATGGCCTGTTGCTGCACGCCGCCGGGGCCGATGTGGCCGGTGACCCGGCCGCCGCCCTGGGGGCCCAGGGCTTTTCCGCCCGGCGGCTGACCGTCTACCGCGCGGTGGCGGCCACCGCCCTGCTGCCCGACGTGTGCGATGCGCTGGCGGCCGGCCTGGTGGAGCGCGTGCTGCTTTTTTCTCCCCGGTCGGCGCGTACGTTTGTTAACCTCGCGGTACAGGATGGGGTTTCCGCCCCTCTGGCCGGGGTTGTGGCGCTGTGCCTAAGTCCCGCCGTGGCGGGGGCCTTGGCCGGCGATGCTGGCCTGTTCGGTGGGGTGGCCGTGGCCGCCCAGCCCAATCAAGCCGCCCTTCTCGACCTGCTTACGGTCGATGCGCCGGGACCCTGA